From Maniola hyperantus chromosome 21, iAphHyp1.2, whole genome shotgun sequence, the proteins below share one genomic window:
- the LOC117992233 gene encoding transient receptor potential channel pyrexia-like: protein MDNFGYREMGWPAPLKTPTPTSSRSRISRTISSRSRDPEEYPLKGIPPFKHVRSIDLLESAPEPGNAKEYLFVGPSPPAENAPNMYQSFDILAPDPDARLTDDIIRRSLCERALTLGAGRFFDDVECGLITADNIEEHISSAPEVVVNLTLLWAAFLTREELLPPIVEAGADIHYSEPAGLTVLHIAAFSNASRSVGYLLSIGADVDYAPKYFAPLHCAAFGNSLEVAELLIANGASLHSVVQRAGCEDNLVHCAVRNDALECMELFIEKGVDPAYITSGGLNALHLAAEIGAQRCLAFLLKETKLSVNGGTKQRDKECTALHLAASRGYTECVELLLADGAKANTKNYRGFTALHLAARRSNLECVEVLLRDGNADPNAEDHDKRTPLHAAICNSDRACDIIDMLVSWGGLVNKKDEYGYSALHLAAMDGLTQCVETLIFLGADVTSKSKKGHTALSVIVRKTPKSLAILRHNLDNGISISRSTEANEEVQIEFDFGKLVKYSYPREITYLNSLIDEGQKDILQHPLCSAFLFMKWRKIRKFYLARLIFCFLFVSFLSIYVLTAVVKTCKGKNSKKYGVLNELCQKQSILGDILEENPIEFERWVLIAITAFEIVRKLTGITGYSSMYQYFTTFENLMEWFVLLSVFSLYNIQKEYGWQNHVGGYAVLGAWTNLMLMMGQLPMFGDYVAMYQKVLSEFLKLLLAYICLLLGFAICFCVLFPNEEMFSNPLMGFISTLAMMVGELNLNILINDPMLDDPPLIWELSSQTIFIFFVMFVTIILMNLLVGIAVHDIQGLRKTAGLSKLVRQTKLILFVEMGMFSALLPKCLHKYVYRTALVSPDVGKVILSVKPLNPHEKRLPTNIMIAAYELAQINKLKSGKSMKEMLHKNRYSSKFKNGESNEQNINIEIRGMQEKIDQTTFNLKKIDQEMRHLNTLLMEQSSMLQTLVKTIDRSYPQNQYNNMAQFYPESPIFFSSNVSDVTSVAR from the coding sequence ATGGACAACTTTGGTTACCGCGAGATGGGGTGGCCTGCACCTCTTAAAACACCGACCCCTACTTCGAGTAGATCGCGCATATCCCGAACCATCAGTTCGCGGTCAAGAGACCCAGAAGAATACCCCTTGAAAGGAATTCCTCCCTTCAAACATGTACGAAGCATCGACTTACTCGAATCTGCGCCAGAGCCCGGGAATGCTAAGGAATATTTGTTTGTCGGACCTTCTCCTCCAGCTGAAAATGCCCCGAACATGTACCAAAGCTTCGACATTCTCGCTCCCGATCCTGACGCAAGACTAACGGATGATATAATAAGAAGATCTCTGTGCGAACGAGCTTTAACATTGGGAGCCGGTAGATTTTTTGATGACGTTGAATGCGGCTTGATCACTGCCGATAACATCGAAGAACACATTTCTTCAGCACCAGAAGTTGTTGTTAACTTAACATTGCTATGGGCGGCGTTTCTTACGAGGGAAGAATTGTTACCGCCAATAGTGGAAGCCGGAGCAGACATACATTATTCAGAACCCGCTGGATTGACAGTGCTACATATAGCAGCTTTTAGTAATGCGAGCAGATCTGTGGGTTATTTATTATCCATAGGAGCTGATGTTGATTACGCTCCTAAATATTTTGCTCCGTTACATTGTGCTGCTTTTGGAAACTCTTTAGAAGTGGCGGAATTGCTGATCGCAAATGGTGCATCGTTGCATTCGGTAGTACAGAGAGCGGGTTGCGAAGACAATCTCGTCCACTGTGCTGTAAGAAATGATGCACTAGAATGTATGGAGTTGTTCATCGAAAAAGGTGTGGACCCGGCATATATTACATCTGGGGGCCTCAACGCATTACATCTAGCAGCCGAGATAGGAGCTCAAAGATGTCtcgcatttttattaaaagaaacgAAGCTAAGTGTAAACGGTGGAACAAAACAAAGAGATAAGGAGTGCACAGCGTTACATCTAGCTGCTTCTAGAGGTTACACAGAATGTGTTGAGCTTCTGTTAGCAGACGGTGCAAAAGCGAATACTAAAAACTACCGAGGATTTACTGCCCTACATTTAGCAGCAAGACGTTCAAATTTAGAATGTGTTGAGGTCTTGTTACGAGATGGTAATGCAGATCCTAATGCCGAAGATCATGATAAGAGGACACCTCTACATGCTGCTATATGCAATTCTGATCGTGCTTGTGATATCATTGACATGCTCGTAAGTTGGGGAGGACTAGTAAATAAAAAGGACGAATACGGATATTCAGCGTTGCATCTGGCAGCTATGGACGGGCTTACACAATGTGTGGAAACTTTGATATTCTTAGGAGCAGATGTAACTTCAAAATCTAAAAAAGGTCATACAGCGCTGAGTGTAATTGTTCGTAAAACACCAAAATCACTTGCTATTTTGAGACATAATTTAGATAACGGAATCTCAATTAGCAGATCGACGGAAGCCAATGAGGAGGTTCAAATTGAATTTGATTTCGGAAAACTAGTAAAATATTCTTATCCCCGAGAAATTACATATTTGAACAGTTTGATTGATGAAGGCCAAAAAGATATTTTGCAGCATCCATTGTGCTCGGCGTTTCTATTTATGAAGTGGCGTAAGATAAGAAAATTTTACTTAGCAAGACTAATATTCTGTTTCCTATTTGTTTCATTCCTTTCAATATATGTGCTAACAGCTGTGGTGAAAACGTGCAAAGGAAAGAATTCCAAAAAATATGGAGTTTTGAATGAACTCTGCCAAAAACAATCGATACTTGGTGACATATTAGAGGAAAATCCTATAGAATTTGAGAGATGGGTGCTAATCGCTATTACAGCATTTGAAATAGTGAGAAAACTTACAGGTATTACTGGATATTCGAGTATGTATCAATATTTTAcgacttttgaaaacttaatgGAGTGGTTCGTTCTTCTGTCGGTATTTTCTTTGTATAATATACAGAAGGAATACGGTTGGCAGAACCATGTTGGTGGATATGCAGTTTTGGGAGCATGGACCAATTTGATGTTGATGATGGGTCAACTCCCTATGTTCGGTGATTATGTTGCTATGTACCAGAAAGTGTTAAGTGAGTTTCTAAAGCTATTGCTAGCGTACATATGTCTTCTATTAGGTTTTGCTATATGTTTCTGTGTGTTATTTCCGAATGAAGAGATGTTTTCTAATCCATTAATGGGGTTCATCAGCACGTTGGCAATGATGGTTGGAGAATTGAATCTAAATATCTTAATCAATGATCCTATGCTGGATGATCCACCACTAATTTGGGAATTATCGTCTCAAACAATATTCATCTTCTTTGTTATGTTTGTCACTATAATATTGATGAATTTACTAGTTGGCATAGCGGTTCATGATATTCAGGGTTTGCGCAAAACTGCTGGTCTATCAAAGCTCGTTCGTCAAACGAAACTAATTCTTTTTGTAGAAATGGGTATGTTTAGTGCTCTCCTTCCAAAGTGCCTCCATAAATACGTATACAGAACCGCTTTAGTATCACCCGATGTTGGTAAAGTTATATTAAGTGTAAAACCATTGAATCCACATGAGAAAAGACTGCCGACGAATATAATGATAGCGGCATATGAATTGGCGCAGATAAACAAATTGAAATCAGGAAAATCGATGAAGGAAATGCTACACAAAAATCGATACTCATCAAAGTTTAAAAACGGCGAATCGAATGAACAGAACATTAATATAGAAATACGAGGAATGCAGGAGAAGATAGATCAAACGACGTTTAATTTGAAGAAAATAGACCAAGAGATGAGGCACTTGAATACGTTGTTGATGGAACAGAGTAGCATGTTGCAGACCCTGGTGAAGACTATTGACAGATCGTATCCACAGAACCAGTATAACAATATGGCGCAGTTTTACCCTGAATCTCCCATTTTCTTTTCTAGCAATGTCTCTGATGTTACTTCTGTAGCAAGATAA